The following coding sequences lie in one Cannabis sativa cultivar Pink pepper isolate KNU-18-1 chromosome 5, ASM2916894v1, whole genome shotgun sequence genomic window:
- the LOC115716159 gene encoding uncharacterized protein LOC115716159, producing MKLNIFVLLFLSVCFPLVNCFNKSATASLDALLQDFTSKALVRHKPHTGVLYKTIPPANLSGIEVSILKIRSRGLWYNGANFSYFSIPSRTISLPHVRRLALVYHDMKNWSSHYYKVPGYSLITSVVGFMAFDASNPSANSFTKVSLTTMGKPISIHFRNLTLAESTKPETKCVTFAANGSFYLSEMSYFGECLSREQGHFSVVIPENNSRVQRKKIVWHWWLIGSILGFIVLVLVGFGGIFSMRFLRTKKIQIMEKQADEDLVLTSRWVGQSKMPSAAVTRTQPVLENGCFT from the coding sequence ATGAAATTAAACATCTTTGTTTTGCTCTTCTTATCTGTTTGTTTTCCCTTGGTAAATTGTTTTAACAAGTCTGCAACAGCTTCTTTAGATGCTTTACTTCAAGATTTTACTTCGAAGGCGCTTGTCAGACACAAGCCTCACACTGGTGTCTTGTACAAAACTATCCCGCCAGCCAATTTATCGGGTATAGAAGTGTCGATTTTGAAGATAAGAAGCCGGGGATTGTGGTATAATGGAGCTAATTTTAGCTACTTTAGTATACCTTCAAGAACAATCTCTTTGCCTCATGTAAGAAGACTTGCTTTGGTTTATCATGACATGAAAAATTGGTCTTCTCATTACTATAAAGTACCAGGTTACTCTTTAATCACTTCGGTTGTTGGTTTCATGGCTTTCGATGCATCAAATCCAAGTGCCAATAGCTTCACTAAAGTCAGTCTAACTACTATGGGGAAGCCTATTTCGATTCATTTTCGAAACTTGACACTCGCAGAGAGCACAAAACCCGAAACAAAATGTGTTACATTTGCAGCTAATGGAAGCTTTTATCTTAGTGAGATGAGTTATTTCGGTGAGTGTCTATCCAGAGAGCAGGGTCATTTTTCAGTTGTTATTCCAGAAAACAACAGCAGGGTACAAAGAAAGAAGATTGTATGGCATTGGTGGTTGATTGGCTCCATTCTTGGATTTATTGTTCTGGTTTTGGTTGGTTTTGGTGGGATTTTCTCTATGAGGTTTTTAAGAACAAAGAAGATTCAGATAATGGAAAAACAAGCTGATGAAGATTTGGTTCTTACAAGTAGATGGGTTGGTCAGAGCAAAATGCCTTCTGCTGCAGTAACAAGAACACAACCTGTTCTTGAGAATGGTTGTTTCACATGA
- the LOC115716142 gene encoding pentatricopeptide repeat-containing protein At4g30700 yields the protein MIAGAGPGSRNFFVGLLKTATSLSHLTQIHAQVVIHGLQYDLAIVTKLTHRLSDFKAIRKARSLFLTIPNPDLFLFNVLVKGFSNNESPLSSISLYTHLRNKTILTPDEFTYAFAISAASGFKDAKYGILLHAHSIIDGFASNLFVGSALVDMYSKFLQFELAQKVFDEMSVRDTVLWNTMISGLAKNCCYFDSVRLFVDMVSSGTPFDSRTLAVVLPAVAELHELQVGMGIQCLAMKVGLDSDVYVLTGLVSLYSKCGEIDRARLLFGKISHPDLICYNAMIAAYTSNNDTESSLKLFKELLAFGEKVNPSTVVGLIPVSSAFGHLQLTNSIQDFCLKFGILSDPSVSTALTTVYCRLNEIESARKLFEESPEKSLASWNAMISGYTQNGLTEMAISLFKEMISVLSPNPITITSILSACAQLGILSLGKWVHGLIKSKNLESNIFVKTALVDMYAKCGSIVEARELFDLIKQKNVVTWNAMISGYGLHGHGHEALELFNEMLHCGVAPTGVTFLSILYACSHAGLVKEGDNIFKSMVRDHGFEPLAEHYACMVDILGRAGQVDQALEFIRKMPVDPGVVVWGSLLGACMTHKNHSIARLASEKLFELDPGNTGYYVLLSNIYSADRNFPKAAMVRQVVKNRKLEKVPGCTLIEIGEDTHVFTASDRSHPRTMEIYAMLDKLAGKMREAGFHTETTTALHDVEEEEKELMVKVHSEKLAIAFGLIATEPGTEIRIIKNLRVCLDCHNATKLISKITGRVIVVRDANRFHHFKDGLCSCGDYW from the coding sequence ATGATCGCCGGCGCCGGCCCGGGGAGCAGAAATTTCTTCGTCGGCCTACTCAAAACCGCTACTTCTCTCTCTCACCTCACCCAAATCCACGCTCAAGTCGTTATCCATGGCCTCCAATACGACCTCGCCATTGTCACCAAACTCACTCACAGACTCTCTGACTTCAAAGCCATTCGCAAGGCAAGAAGCCTCTTTCTCACCATTCCTAACCCGGACTTGTTCCTCTTCAACGTCCTCGTAAAGGGTTTCTCCAACAATGAATCTCCTTTGTCTTCCATATCTCTTTATACCCATTTGAGGAACAAAACGATTCTCACTCCTGATGAGTTTACTTACGCCTTCGCTATTTCAGCGGCTTCTGGTTTTAAGGATGCTAAGTATGGGATTCTGTTACATGCTCATTCTATCATTGATGGGTTTGCTTCGAATTTGTTTGTTGGGTCAGCTTTGGTTGATATGTATTCGAAGTTTTTACAGTTTGAGTTAGCACAGAAGGTGTTTGATGAAATGTCTGTGAGGGATACTGTTTTGTGGAACACAATGATTTCTGGGTTAGCTAAGAATTGTTGTTATTTCGATTCTGTAAGGCTTTTTGTTGATATGGTTTCTAGTGGTACACCATTTGATTCTAGAACCTTGGCAGTGGTTCTTCCAGCTGTGGCTGAACTTCATGAGTTGCAAGTTGGGATGGGAATTCAGTGTTTGGCTATGAAGGTTGGGTTGGATAGTGATGTTTATGTGCTTACAGGATTAGTTTCTTTGTATTCAAAATGTGGAGAGATTGATAGAGCAAGGTTGTTGTTTGGGAAGATTAGTCATCCTGATTTGATATGTTATAATGCTATGATTGCAGCTTATACTAGCAATAATGATACAGAGTCCTCATTGAAGCTTTTCAAGGAATTACTTGCATTTGGGGAGAAAGTAAATCCAAGTACAGTTGTGGGTCTGATTCCTGTATCTTCTGCCTTTGGTCATTTGCAACTTACTAACTCTATACAAGATTTTTGTTTGAAGTTTGGTATTCTTTCAGACCCTTCTGTTTCAACTGCATTAACCACTGTTTATTGTAGACTCAATGAAATAGAATCTGCAAGAAAACTTTTTGAGGAATCACCAGAAAAGAGTTTGGCATCTTGGAATGCTATGATCTCAGGTTATACTCAAAATGGACTCACAGAGATGGCAATATCTCTTTTCAAGGAAATGATATCTGTGCTAAGTCCAAATCCTATTACCATTACAAGTATTCTTTCAGCTTGTGCTCAACTTGGTATCCTAAGTCTTGGAAAATGGGTTCATGGCTTAATTAAGAGCAAAAATCTTGAGTCTAACATATTTGTGAAAACTGCTCTTGTTGACATGTATGCCAAGTGTGGAAGCATTGTGGAAGCTCGGGAATTATTCGACTTGATTAAACAGAAAAATGTTGTTACTTGGAACGCGATGATATCCGGATATGGCCTCCATGGACATGGTCATGAAGCACTTGAGCTTTTTAATGAGATGTTGCATTGTGGGGTTGCCCCAACTGGGGTTACCTTTCTATCAATCTTGTATGCTTGCAGCCATGCTGGTTTGGTGAAAGAAGGAGATAATATATTTAAGTCCATGGTTCGTGATCATGGTTTCGAGCCCTTAGCTGAGCACTATGCGTGCATGGTTGACATTCTTGGAAGAGCTGGACAAGTTGATCAAGCCTTGGAATTTATAAGGAAAATGCCAGTTGATCCAGGGGTTGTTGTTTGGGGTTCTTTGCTTGGTGCTTGTATGACTCATAAAAACCATAGTATAGCACGTTTAGCTTCTGAAAAGCTATTTGAATTGGACCCTGGAAATACAGGATATTATGTCTTACTCTCTAACATATACTCAGCTGACAGGAATTTTCCAAAGGCTGCCATGGTAAGACAAGTTGTCAAAAATAGGAAACTAGAAAAGGTTCCAGGGTGCACTCTGATTGAGATTGGTGAGGACACTCATGTATTTACAGCTAGTGACCGAAGTCATCCTAGAACGATGGAAATCTACGCAATGTTAGATAAGTTAGCGGGAAAGATGAGGGAGGCTGGATTTCATACAGAGACTACTACTGCTTTGCATGATGTGGAGGAAGAAGAGAAGGAGCTAATGGTGAAGGTTCACAGTGAGAAACTGGCCATTGCTTTCGGTCTTATTGCTACTGAACCTGGAACCGAAATAAGGATCATTAAGAATCTCAGGGTTTGTTTAGATTGCCATAATGCAACTAAACTAATATCGAAGATCACCGGTAGAGTTATTGTGGTTAGAGATGCTAATAGATTTCATCATTTTAAGGACGGCTTGTGTTCTTGTGGAGACTATTGGTGA
- the LOC133038517 gene encoding uncharacterized protein LOC133038517 codes for MKILSWNVRGLGKPSAFRHLRLLVKEQSPHVLFLMETKLGPNVISRFRNVLHFNNGLEVPRVGLGGGLLLLWKDDIDVSILNYNTNVIDCYIASPNQPRWHFTAFYGAPCTQLRSQTWTLLERLKDVSPLSPWLVIGDFNEILSNDNKVGGAPRNEAQMEQFRKALDCCRLNEVPFEGDPYTWIKGRRTVNTVKERLDWCFVNDCWNSHFSPIVTRHLDYYTSDHRAIVVNVSLKNSDQQPQQRRTRFRFEQMWLQNEEVANIIQQQWTSPVAGSAIDKFLHNIAACTSSLQQWHQRSRVDWLQSGDQNTKFFHAHASSRKAANRIHFLLDSNGAKTTSNEGISNIITEFFDNLFTATSVNPTAIAQFTSAIPTTITPAINHSLTAPFTEMEVTTALKTMSPDKSPGSDGMSAMFYQNYWHIVGSSVTDVVLGVLNHGLDMDSINKAIITLVPKVSSPNTIADFRPISLCNVIYKIISKMIVLRFKEALPLVISETQSAFLSNRLITDNVLVAFELVHNIQHQKRGKKGFSALKLDTSKAFDRVEWDYLRAVMDKMGFAKSWTDLIFKCLSSSSLTFALNGDTTGLVRPTRGLRQGDPLSPYLFLICSGRLSRLLQHEEAIGNLQGLRITRQAPSISHLLFADDSLLFCEATNTSALAIQRALDIYHKASGQMLNPHKSVMSFSPNTPMAAQLFFQQTLSMPISECHERYLELPSYSGRDKKVLFSHIKERIWKLMHAWNEKLFSVGGKEVLLKVVVQSIPTYAMSCFRLTKTFCQQLESMMANFWWGSNKDGSKIHWKRWNLLCKSKFEGGMEFRSFIHYNQALLASQAWRILDMPNSLLSRLLKSRYFPHNSFLEARLGSPSLTWQSIHWGRELLAKGLRYKVGNGFHIQSGLDKWIPGHTEFRPITYTGSPSQPVACFITDQREWNLDALHNYFGQMDIDKIVSIPLSFFPMVDRLIWHHTTSGEYTVKSGFHLAATLDEQQNSSTSDLHNSWWKTFWHLSLPSKIKIFAWKVMHNVLPTAAALHRRKVLDSAACSMCSCAWESIGHALFSCPHAKAVWNHTGFVMDYPKAQQMFNGDYIFYLSTLHSQRDFELIICNLWAIWSSRNRSLHGSSRPDGKQTATFAKDYVEKFRLSSTRKHTNHAPSIAGNTASSATTSNNLQEVRWQPPDATGFKLNIDAAVNSATKTLGVGAIVRDHYGQVIAVLSKPTQGCFRSDEMEAKALFHSLNWALQQQLHITNIKTDALRVFHALTTTSTDLSCFSDLILDVRCLLSFFLEARISHVKRNANHAAHGLAKHALALDQDICWIGEIPDPISSIVVIDC; via the exons ATGAAAATCCTTAGTTGGAATGTGCGAGGTTTGGGGAAACCAAGTGCATTTCGTCACCTTCGTTTGCTTGTCAAAGAGCAATCCCCACATGTACTTTTTCTTATGGAAACTAAGTTAGGACCCAATGTCATTTCTAGATTTCGTAATGTTTTACATTTTAATAATGGACTTGAAGTCCCTAGAGTAGGATTAGGAGGTGGTTTGTTGTTACTTTGGAAAGATGATATTGATGtatctattttaaattataatactaaTGTGATTGATTGTTATATTGCTTCTCCCAACCAACCAAGATGGCATTTTACTGCATTTTATGGAGCTCCTTGCACTCAACTTCGTTCTCAAACTTGGACTCTATTAGAAAGACTTAAAGATGTCTCACCACTATCTCCTTGGCTTGTTATCGGAGACTTTAATGAGATCCTTTCTAATGACAATAAAGTTGGAGGTGCACCACGTAATGAAGCTCAAATGGAACAATTTCGGAAAGCGCTTGATTGCTGTCGTTTAAATGAGGTTCCTTTTGAGGGTGACCCGTACACATGGATTAAAGGCAGGCGCACAGTGAACACAGTAAAAGAGAGGCTGGATTGGTGCTTTGTTAATGACTGCTGGAACTCTCACTTTTCACCAATTGTTACTAGACATCTTGACTACTATACATCTGACCATAGAGCTATTGTTGTCAATGTTAGTCTTAAAAATTCAGATCAGCAGCCACAACAGCGTCGCACCAGGTTCAGGTTTGAACAAATGTGGCTTCAAAATGAAGAGGTTGCCAACATTATACAGCAGCAATGGACATCCCCAGTAGCCGGTTCTGCCATAGACAAGTTCCTGCATAATATTGCAGCTTGTACATCATCGCTCCAACAATGGCAT CAACGGTCGCGTGTTGATTGGCTGCAAAGTGGTGATCAGAACACTAAGTTTTTTCACGCCCATGCTTCCTCACGTAAAGCTGCTAATAGGATTCACTTTCTCTTGGATAGCAATGGCGCCAAGACTACTTCAAATGAGGGAATAtctaacataatcactgaatTTTTTGACAATCTCTTCACTGCTACATCAGTAAACCCGACTGCTATAGCACAATTCACATCTGCCATTCCCACTACAATCACACCTGCAATCAACCACTCTCTCACGGCCCCTTTTACTGAAATGGAGGTAACTACTGCTTTAAAAACCATGAGCCCTGATAAAAGCCCAGGTAGTGATGGTATGTCTGCAATGTTCTATCAAAATTACTGGCACATTGTTGGTTCTTCGGTTACAGATGTGGTGTTGGGGGTCCTTAATCATGGTCTGGACATGGATTCAATTAATAAAGCGATCATCACCCTTGTTCCAAAAGTCAGCTCACCAAATACCATAGCTGATTTTCGCCCAATTAGTCTGTGCAATGTCATATACAAGATCATTTCCAAGATGATTGTGTTGCGATTCAAAGAAGCACTTCCCCTAGTCATATCAGAAACTCAAAGCGCATTTCTTTCCAATCGATTAATTACTGATAATGTGCTTGTTGCCTTCGAGCTTGTTCACAATATTCAACATCAAAAACGGGGTAAAAAAGGTTTCTCTGCGCTTAAATTAGACACGAGTAAGGCTTTTGACCGAGTGGAATGGGATTACTTACGGGCTGTCATGGACAAAATGGGCTTTGCAAAGTCATGGACTGacttaatttttaaatgtcTATCATCTTCAAGTCTCACCTTTGCACTCAATGGAGACACTACGGGACTTGTGAGGCCTACTAGGGGGCTGCGCCAAGGAGATCCATTATCTCCCTATTTGTTCTTAATTTGCTCAGGGAGACTATCGAGATTGTTACAACATGAAGAAGCAATTGGCAACTTACAAGGACTCCGTATTACCAGACAAGCACCTTCAATTTCTCACCTCCTCTTCGCTGATGACAGTCTACTATTTTGTGAAGCTACCAACACTTCTGCATTGGCAATTCAGAGAGCACTTGACATATATCATAAAGCTTCGGGCCAAATGCTAAATCCTCACAAATCAGTAATGTCTTTCTCTCCAAACACTCCTATGGCAGCGCAATTATTTTTTCAGCAAACCCTTAGCATGCCCATTAGTGAGTGCCATGAAAGATACCTTGAGCTACCTTCTTACTCTGGCCGCGACAAGAAAGTTCTATTCAGCCACATCAAAGAACGTATTTGGAAGTTGATGCATGCTTGGAATGAAAAATTGTTTTCAGTTGGTGGTAAAGAGGTTCTATTGAAGGTTGTGGTTCAATCTATACCAACTTATGCGATGAGTTGTTTTCGCTTAACCAAAACTTTTTGTCAACAACTTGAAAGCATGATGGCTAATTTTTGGTGGGGTTCAAACAAAGATGGCTCTAAAATACATTGGAAAAGATGGAATTTACTTTGCAAGTCTAAGTTTGAAGGAGGAATGGAGTTTCGTTCCTTTATCCATTACAATCAAGCGCTACTTGCAAGTCAAGCTTGGAGAATCCTCGACATGCCCAACTCCTTACTAAGCAGACTTCTCAAGAGCCGATACTTTCCTCACAACTCTTTTTTGGAAGCGAGACTGGGTTCCCCATCACTCACATGGCAAAGCATCCATTGGGGACGTGAGCTACTCGCTAAAGGACTTCGATATAAAGTAGGGAATGGCTTTCACATTCAGAGTGGTCTTGACAAGTGGATTCCGGGCCATACGGAGTTTCGTCCAATCACCTACACGGGTTCCCCATCCCAGCCGGTTGCGTGTTTCATTACAGATCAAAGAGAATGGAACCTTGATGCTCTTCACAACTATTTTGGCCAGATGGATATCGATAAAATTGTCTCCATTCCATTGAGTTTCTTTCCTATGGTAGACCGTCTAATATGGCACCACACAACATCGGGTGAGTACACTGTGAAGTCTGGTTTTCACTTGGCTGCTACCTTGGACGAGCAACAAAATTCATCCACTTCAGATTTACATAATTCTTGGTGGAAAACTTTTTGGCACTTATCCCTCCCATCCAAGATCAAAATTTTTGCATGGAAGGTTATGCATAATGTTCTTCCAACTGCAGCAGCATTACATAGACGGAAGGTACTTGACTCGGCTGCCTGTTCGATGTGCTCTTGTGCTTGGGAGTCCATTGGGCATGCACTCTTTAGCTGCCCTCATGCAAAGGCTGTATGGAACCATACTGGTTTTGTAATGGACTATCCGAAAGCGCAACAAATGTTTAATGGTGATTACATTTTCTACCTTTCTACTCTACATTCACAAAGGGATTTTGAGCTAATCATTTGCAACTTATGGGCCATATGGTCGAGTAGAAACAGATCTTTACATGGCAGTTCAAGACCTGATGGGAAACAAACTGCTACATTTGCTAAAGATTATGTAGAAAAATTCAGACTTTCGTCCACTAGAAAACACACAAATCATGCTCCTTCAATTGCTGGAAACACAGCTTCTTCAGCTACCACTTCGAACAATCTCCAAGAGGTTCGTTGGCAGCCACCTGATGCCACTGGTTTTAAGCTTAATATCGACGCTGCTGTAAACTCAGCCACAAAAACGCTGGGTGTAGGAGCCATTGTTCGGGACCATTATGGACAAGTCATTGCTGTACTTTCTAAACCAACACAAGGTTGTTTCCGTTCAGACGAAATGGAAGCAAAAGCGCTATTTCATAGCCTCAATTGGGCGTTGCAGCAACAACTTCATATCACCAATATAAAGACCGATGCCCTTAGAGTTTTTCATGCTCTAACTACCACATCTACTGATCTATCTTGTTTTTCCGATTTAATATTGGATGTTCGTTGTCTTTTATCCTTTTTTCTTGAAGCACGTATCTCTCATGTTAAGAGAAACGCTAACCATGCTGCACATGGTCTAGCTAAACATGCTTTAGCGTTGGATCAAGACATTTGTTGGATAGGGGAAATACCCGATCCTATTTCATCTATTGTTGTAATTGACTGTTGA
- the LOC115716152 gene encoding 6-phosphogluconate dehydrogenase, decarboxylating 3, chloroplastic produces the protein MEASTALSRIGLAGLAVMGQNLALNIADKGFPISVYNRTTSKVDETIDRAHQEGNLPLLGQYNPRDFVLSIQRPRSVIILVKAGAPVDQTIAALSDHMEPGDAIIDGGNEWYENTERRIKEVNEKGILYLGMGVSGGEEGARNGPSLMPGGSHQAYLNVQDILHKVAAQVEDGPCVTYIGEGGSGNFVKMVHNGIEYGDMQLISEAYDVLKNVGGLSNSELAEIFAEWNRGELESFLVEITADIFKVKDDGGDGELVDKILDKTGMKGTGKWTVQQAAELSVAAPTIAASLDCRYLSGLKEERENAAKALKEAGLKEETGSVVMTGVDKKRLIDDVRQALYASKICSYAQGMNLLRAKSNEKGWNLNMGELARIWKGGCIIRAVFLDRIKQAYVRNPNLASLVVDPDFAREMVQRQAAWRRVVGLAISAGISTPGMCASLSYFDTYRRSRLPANLVQAQRDLFGAHTYERIDRPGAFHTEWTKLARKTDAGVGAFN, from the coding sequence ATGGAAGCTTCAACAGCCCTTTCACGCATAGGCTTAGCAGGTCTAGCAGTCATGGGTCAGAACTTGGCTCTCAACATCGCTGACAAAGGTTTCCCAATCTCAGTCTACAATCGTACAACTTCCAAAGTCGATGAAACCATCGATCGTGCTCATCAAGAAGGTAATCTCCCACTCTTGGGTCAGTACAATCCTCGTGATTTTGTTCTTTCAATTCAAAGACCTAGATCTGTTATTATTCTTGTTAAGGCTGGTGCTCCTGTGGACCAGACTATAGCTGCTTTGTCTGACCATATGGAGCCTGGGGATGCTATAATTGATGGTGGTAATGAGTGGTATGAGAATACTGAGAGGAGAATTAAAGAGGTGAATGAAAAAGGGATTCTTTATCTTGGTATGGGGGTTTCAGGTGGTGAAGAGGGAGCTCGTAATGGACCTTCTCTTATGCCTGGTGGGTCTCATCAGGCTTATTTGAATGTTCAAGATATTCTTCATAAGGTTGCAGCTCAAGTTGAGGATGGTCCTTGTGTTACATATATTGGTGAAGGTGGTTCTGGTAATTTTGTTAAAATGGTTCATAATGGGATTGAGTATGGTGACATGCAATTGATTTCTGAGGCTTATGATGTGTTGAAGAATGTTGGGGGTTTGTCAAATTCTGAACTTGCTGAGATTTTTGCTGAGTGGAATAGAGGTGAGCTTGAGAGTTTTCTTGTTGAGATTACTGCTGATATTTTTAAGGTTAAGGATGATGGAGGTGATGGTGAATTGGTTGATAAGATTTTGGATAAGACTGGTATGAAAGGTACTGGAAAATGGACTGTTCAACAGGCTGCTGAGTTGTCTGTGGCTGCTCCTACAATTGCTGCTTCTTTGGATTGTAGGTATTTGAGTGGGTTGAAGGAGGAGAGAGAGAATGCTGCTAAGGCTTTGAAAGAAGCTGGTTTGAAAGAGGAAACTGGGTCTGTTGTTATGACTGGTGTTGATAAGAAGAGGCTTATTGATGATGTTAGGCAAGCTTTGTATGCTTCTAAGATTTGTAGTTATGCTCAAGGGATGAATTTGTTGAGGGCTAAGAGTAATGAGAAAGGTTGGAATTTGAACATGGGAGAGTTAGCTAGGATTTGGAAAGGTGGTTGTATCATAAGGGCTGTGTTTTTGGATAGGATTAAGCAGGCTTATGTGAGGAATCCTAATCTTGCTAGCTTAGTTGTTGACCCGGATTTCGCTAGAGAGATGGTTCAGCGCCAAGCTGCGTGGAGGAGAGTTGTTGGGTTGGCTATATCGGCTGGCATTAGCACTCCTGGAATGTGTGCTAGTCTTTCCTATTTCGATACCTACAGGCGTTCCAGGCTTCCTGCGAATCTTGTTCAGGCTCAGAGAGACTTGTTTGGTGCTCATACCTACGAGCGAATTGATCGACCGGGTGCATTCCATACCGAGTGGACAAAGCTTGCTAGAAAGACTGATGCTGGTGTTGGGGCTTTTAACTAA